Proteins from a single region of Strix aluco isolate bStrAlu1 chromosome 5, bStrAlu1.hap1, whole genome shotgun sequence:
- the NUAK1 gene encoding NUAK family SNF1-like kinase 1 isoform X2 has translation MVHIRREIEIMSSLSHPHIITIYEVFENKDKIVIIMEYASKGELYDYISERRRLSERETRHFFRQIVSAVHYCHKNGVVHRDLKLENILLDDNFNIKIADFGLSNLYHKDKFLQTFCGSPLYASPEIVNGRPYRGPEVDSWALGVLLYTLVYGTMPFDGFDHKNLIRQISSGEYREPTQTSDARGLIRWMLMVNPERRATIEDIANHWWVNWGYKSSVCDCDAMRDSESPLLARFIDWHHRSTGLQPETDTKMKCLSKPKGPEVTLERQRSLKKSKKENDIAQSIQEGGAENASKPTSKRPKGILKKRSNSEHRSHSAGFIEGVVSPVLPSAFKLEQELCRTGVAIKSVVEGEVAGKYGTKQSSLMPKKGILKKTQQRESGYYSSPERSESSELLDNNDETVSSDTSPGVTEPSRNGSYSHSCRRKGILKHNSKYSTSSTESALISPDTPTLEAMEEVVLPGDALPRSYSRPSSVISDDSILSSDSFDLLDLQENRPNRQRIRSCVSAENFLQIQDFEGLQNRPRPQYLKRYRNRLGDSSFSLLTDMDDVTQVYKKALEICNKLN, from the exons TGTTTGAAAATAAAGATAAGATTGTGATCATCATGGAGTATGCAAGTAAAGGAGAGTTGTATGATTACATCAGTGAGAGGCGGCGATTAAGCGAAAGAGAGACAAGGCACTTCTTTCGACAAATAGTCTCTGCTGTACATTACTGCCACAAG AACGGTGTTGTCCACAGGGACCTAAAATTGGAAAACATCCTTCTTGATGACAATTTTAATATTAAG ATTGCTGATTTTGGACTCTCTAACCTTTATCACAAAGACAAGTTTCTGCAGACCTTTTGCGGAAGCCCACTGTATGCTTCCCCTGAAATAGTTAATGGACGACCTTACAGAGGCCCAGAG GTTGACAGCTGGGCCCTTGGTGTATTGCTTTACACTCTGGTTTATGGAACGATGCCCTTTGATGGCTTTGATCACAAAAATCTCATCAGGCAGATCAGCAGTGGAGAATATCGTGAGCCAACACAGACCTCAG ATGCTCGTGGTCTTATCAGATGGATGCTGATGGTGAACCCTGAACGCCGAGCAACCATTGAAGACATTGCCAACCACTGGTGGGTTAACTGGGGCTACAAGAGTAGTGTTTGTGACTGTGATGCCATGAGGGACTCTGAGTCCCCGTTGCTGGCAAGGTTCATTGATTGGCATCACCGTTCTACCGGCCTCCAACCAGAAACTGATACCAAAATGAAGTGCCTTTCTAAGCCCAAAGGTCCCGAAGTCACACTAGAGAGACAAAGGTCTctgaaaaaatcaaaaaaggaaaatgacattgCACAGTCCATCCAGGAAGGAGGAGCTGAAAATGCATCCAAACCCACCTCTAAGAGACCCAAAGGCATCCTGAAGAAAAGGAGCAACAGTGAACATCGATCTCATAGTGCAGGTTTCATTGAAGGAGTAGTCAGCCCAGTGTTACCCTCTGCTTTTAAGCTGGAGCAAGAGTTGTGTAGGACTGGTGTAGCCATTAAAAGTGTTGTGGAGGGAGAGGTAGCAGGCAAATATGGCACTAAGCAGTCTTCACTAATGCCAAAAAAAGGAATCTTAAAGAAGACTCAGCAGAGGGAGTCCGGCTATTACTCCTCTCCAGAACGAAGTGAATCTTCTGAACTCTTGGACAATAATGATGAGACAGTAAGCAGTGACACTTCTCCAGGGGTCACAGAGCCATCCAGAAATGGGTCTTACAGCCATTCCTGCAGGCGTAAGGGCATCTTGAAACATAACAGCAAGTATTCTACCAGCAGCACTGAATCTGCTTTGATTAGCCCTGACACACCAACGCTGGAGGCCATGGAAGAAGTGGTCCTGCCTGGGGATGCATTACCTCGAAGTTACAGTCGCCCTTCCAGCGTGATTAGTGATGACAGTATTTTGTCCAGTGACTCCTTTGATTTGCTGGATTTGCAAGAGAACAGACCAAACAGACAGAGGATACGGAGCTGTGTCTCTGCTGAAAATTTCCTCCAGATCCAAGACTTCGAAGGACTTCAGAACCGCCCGCGGCCACAGTATCTAAAACGTTACCGCAACCGTCTGGGGGACAGCAGTTTTTCCCTTCTCACAGACATGGATGATGTGACTCAGGTCTACAAAAAAGCCCTAGAGATCTGCAACAAGCTCAACTAG